In a genomic window of Streptomyces pristinaespiralis:
- the drmB gene encoding DUF1998 domain-containing protein: MTPPPARRRRTGTTGQAPAHNLLRRGAVRRSQMITTYGVGSLIAVDHESFVVSGLDGADTHWTDDESPRIHERRLARLLGVQHFRLPPASDDTSKDGVRVRRFPMMHSCPECSELRRHRDFNPPSGRSVCGTCEADLVPSRFVIACEAGHLDEFPYWHWVHRAAGASSTTAGRCGGILKLHSSGRSSSLRSIIVSCSCGVPAVSMEGSFRKSALKDLGLRCRGTRPWLGASVPAQSCGLTSRTLQRGSSAVWQPVLKSALSIPPWSDGRADPLAEHWDELRKLNGRAEVEMCLKFAFKGESPVPVDEVMALLDAEREEDPAGDEAPTFDHRYRALRHKEYERLRAGNDERERSRGEQFICESPLGDPTPLHPLGVTGPMLVKKLREVRALKAFTRLADPDSTTEVNEATLSSSALSWLPAMEVRGEGVFLRLDDDRLGAWSHATAVAARVERIRAAHQRVMEQRASDPGQVLPSPATPRMVLLHTLSHVLINEWSLDAGYPAAALRERLYTDDDMAGILVYTATSDSAGSLGGLVAQGEPDRLAATVRSAVRRAAWCSSDPLCVESEASGTGGTNLAACHACVMLPETSCEHNNILLDRALLVGTPEDPGLGFFSSILAG, translated from the coding sequence ATGACCCCGCCCCCCGCTCGTCGTCGCCGCACCGGCACGACCGGCCAGGCTCCCGCCCACAACCTGCTCCGCCGGGGCGCGGTCCGCCGCTCCCAGATGATCACCACGTACGGCGTCGGGTCACTGATCGCCGTCGACCACGAATCCTTCGTCGTCTCCGGTCTGGACGGGGCCGACACACACTGGACCGACGACGAATCCCCCCGGATCCACGAGCGGCGGCTCGCTCGTCTCCTCGGCGTCCAGCACTTCCGACTCCCTCCTGCCTCCGACGACACCAGCAAGGACGGGGTCCGGGTCCGCCGTTTTCCGATGATGCACTCCTGCCCCGAATGCAGTGAGCTGCGTCGGCACCGCGACTTCAACCCGCCTTCCGGCAGGAGTGTCTGCGGCACGTGCGAGGCCGACCTGGTCCCCTCCCGGTTCGTCATCGCATGCGAGGCAGGGCACCTCGACGAGTTCCCTTACTGGCACTGGGTGCACCGCGCGGCCGGTGCGAGCTCGACCACCGCGGGCCGATGCGGGGGAATCCTCAAGCTCCACTCCTCCGGACGCAGCTCCTCCCTCCGCTCGATCATCGTCTCCTGCAGCTGCGGGGTACCTGCGGTCTCGATGGAGGGATCCTTCAGGAAGAGTGCGCTGAAGGATCTCGGCCTTCGCTGCCGCGGCACGCGGCCGTGGCTCGGTGCGTCCGTCCCGGCCCAGTCGTGCGGTCTGACTTCCCGCACTCTTCAACGCGGTTCCTCCGCCGTGTGGCAACCGGTGCTGAAGTCGGCGCTCTCCATCCCACCGTGGAGCGACGGCCGCGCCGATCCACTCGCCGAGCACTGGGACGAACTCCGCAAGCTCAACGGCCGCGCCGAGGTCGAGATGTGCCTCAAGTTCGCTTTCAAGGGCGAGAGCCCGGTCCCCGTCGACGAGGTGATGGCTCTCCTGGACGCCGAACGCGAGGAGGACCCCGCAGGAGACGAGGCCCCCACCTTCGACCACCGTTACCGCGCCTTGCGCCACAAGGAGTACGAGCGGCTCCGGGCCGGTAACGACGAACGCGAGCGCTCCCGCGGCGAGCAGTTCATCTGCGAGTCTCCGCTCGGCGACCCGACACCCTTGCACCCGCTCGGGGTCACCGGTCCCATGCTCGTGAAGAAGCTCCGCGAGGTCCGCGCTCTCAAGGCGTTCACCCGGCTCGCCGATCCCGACTCGACGACCGAGGTCAACGAGGCCACGCTCTCCTCGTCGGCACTGTCCTGGCTTCCCGCCATGGAGGTCCGTGGCGAAGGCGTCTTCCTCCGCCTGGACGACGACCGCCTCGGCGCGTGGTCGCACGCGACCGCCGTGGCGGCGCGGGTCGAACGGATACGCGCCGCGCATCAGAGGGTCATGGAACAGCGCGCCTCCGACCCTGGCCAGGTCCTCCCCTCCCCGGCCACGCCCCGCATGGTGCTGCTCCACACCCTGTCCCACGTGCTCATCAACGAGTGGAGCCTCGACGCCGGTTATCCGGCCGCAGCCCTTCGTGAGCGCCTTTACACCGACGACGACATGGCAGGGATCCTTGTCTACACGGCGACCAGCGACTCCGCGGGCAGTCTCGGTGGGCTCGTCGCCCAGGGCGAGCCGGACCGCCTGGCCGCGACCGTCCGCTCGGCGGTGCGGCGCGCCGCATGGTGTTCCTCCGACCCTCTCTGTGTCGAGTCCGAGGCATCCGGCACAGGGGGCACCAACCTCGCGGCCTGCCACGCCTGCGTGATGCTCCCGGAGACGAGCTGCGAGCACAACAACATCCTGTTGGACCGCGCGCTGCTCGTCGGCACTCCGGAAGACCCTGGACTGGGCTTCTTCTCGAGCATCCTGGCCGGCTGA
- a CDS encoding helicase-related protein, whose translation MTHGADRHSEHYRVRDEELLAGLRRELLGPVPDAAPEDRDEVLTQDAPIDRYLTGVLYPRSADPVAAQRVREDEAEHEGLDVAPVRTRDDVEESGTAQELGAAGARRPSSMGLTFAVDPAISGTLVIEARAAVYEPTDMDGRPVPARRAEARTTSDQQEHWHRKDLMLPPVPVDVTRPDPDLKVDLASGVALRVNVRRPDPVTGTVTVTVTLVNTHRIGERELQDAFSLFQCGLTVRAADGSSAFVERLAPAAAHDPEVATSRLLHRHAPTFAVGHGCAAEWDWAPPPIGMTDSVPAAVTEVRSEFVPSVEVLLTDSNPEIDSSALSMIGLAEGPDADILAALNALATGYERWIERKAAEVAAMAGSNHEKPARDQVKACGEALGRIREGIELLQEKPDLMRAFRLANRAMADQRARSAWVKGGRVGTPDPVGGRWRPFQIAFVLLCLAGIDDPEHPDRKVSDLLWFPTGGGKTEAYLGLIALTAFLRRIRRGATGGGVTVLMRYTLRLLTLQQFERAAILLCAMERMRRDAPAELGVEEFSLGMWVGRSATPNTLKKADGKLTELRADLDKRLTTENPVQLHTCPWCGTRLDARDYEVDLDAERMYVRCPGSDCDFADGLPVHLIDEAVYAARPTLVIATVDKFASMPWRPATAALFNLDDPSDGTPPPELIVQDELHLISGPLGTLTGLYETAVDALAGRPKVIASTATIRRAAEQGSRLFDRSVRQFPPAALDSRDSWFAVETSREEKASRRYVGLFAPGTSQSTLLIRTYATLLHRAQQAGTDDEVRDAYWSLVGYFNSLRLLSAAELQVHDDVVAYLELLAEREGVGVRSVANYSELTSRIDASEIPTRLKGIERKLPHEDTVDVLLATNMIAVGVDVDRLGLMAVMGQPQTTAEYIQATSRVGRAHPGLVAVMLNAARSRDRSHYENFLHFHSALYREVESTSVTPFSARARERGLHAVIVALVRILIPDARPNDAAGRVESYEHRLRQEIKELLLDRVARVVPEETDAVARAFDEFVDWWCAEADVHGGLLFEPMRGNRTPSLLKSYDDESQDAEAWRTLWSLRDVDAESALFMEASR comes from the coding sequence ATGACGCACGGGGCAGACCGGCACTCCGAGCACTATCGGGTCCGGGACGAGGAACTCCTGGCGGGGTTGCGCCGCGAGCTGCTGGGCCCCGTCCCCGACGCCGCGCCGGAGGACCGGGACGAGGTACTCACCCAGGACGCGCCGATCGACCGTTACCTGACCGGCGTCCTCTACCCGCGGTCGGCGGATCCCGTCGCCGCGCAGCGGGTCCGTGAGGACGAGGCCGAGCACGAGGGCCTGGACGTCGCTCCCGTACGCACCCGTGACGACGTCGAGGAGTCGGGCACCGCACAGGAACTCGGCGCCGCCGGGGCCCGACGCCCCTCGTCGATGGGCCTGACCTTCGCGGTCGACCCGGCCATAAGCGGGACACTGGTGATCGAAGCGCGGGCCGCCGTCTACGAGCCCACCGACATGGACGGCAGGCCGGTCCCGGCCCGTCGAGCCGAAGCCCGCACCACCTCCGACCAGCAGGAGCACTGGCACCGCAAGGACCTCATGCTGCCGCCGGTGCCGGTCGACGTGACCAGGCCGGACCCCGACCTGAAGGTCGATCTCGCCTCCGGGGTCGCGCTGCGCGTGAATGTCCGGCGCCCCGACCCGGTCACCGGCACGGTGACGGTCACGGTCACCCTGGTCAATACCCACCGCATCGGCGAGCGGGAGCTTCAGGACGCGTTCTCACTCTTCCAGTGCGGGCTCACGGTCCGCGCCGCCGACGGCTCCAGCGCCTTCGTCGAGCGCCTCGCCCCGGCCGCGGCGCACGATCCCGAGGTCGCCACCAGCCGACTGCTCCACCGGCATGCGCCGACCTTCGCCGTCGGTCACGGCTGCGCCGCCGAATGGGACTGGGCGCCGCCACCGATCGGCATGACCGACTCCGTGCCGGCCGCGGTCACAGAAGTACGCAGCGAGTTCGTGCCCTCGGTCGAGGTGCTGCTCACCGACTCCAACCCGGAGATCGATAGTTCCGCCCTGTCGATGATCGGCCTCGCAGAGGGCCCCGATGCCGACATACTGGCCGCTCTGAACGCGCTCGCCACGGGCTACGAACGTTGGATCGAGCGCAAGGCGGCCGAGGTGGCGGCCATGGCGGGCAGCAACCACGAGAAGCCCGCCCGCGACCAGGTGAAGGCCTGTGGCGAGGCACTCGGCCGGATCCGCGAAGGTATCGAACTTCTGCAGGAGAAGCCCGACTTGATGCGGGCCTTCAGGCTCGCCAATCGGGCCATGGCCGATCAGCGTGCGCGCAGCGCCTGGGTCAAGGGCGGCCGGGTCGGCACCCCCGACCCGGTGGGTGGCCGGTGGCGGCCCTTCCAGATCGCCTTCGTGCTGCTCTGCCTGGCCGGTATCGATGACCCCGAGCATCCTGACCGCAAGGTGTCCGACCTGCTGTGGTTCCCCACCGGTGGTGGCAAGACCGAGGCGTACCTCGGGCTGATCGCGCTCACCGCCTTCCTGCGCCGGATCCGACGGGGCGCGACGGGTGGCGGGGTGACCGTGCTCATGCGCTACACACTGCGCCTGCTCACCCTCCAACAGTTCGAGCGTGCCGCGATCCTGCTGTGTGCCATGGAGCGGATGCGCCGCGACGCTCCTGCGGAACTGGGCGTCGAGGAGTTCTCCCTCGGCATGTGGGTCGGCCGCTCGGCCACCCCCAACACCTTGAAGAAGGCCGACGGCAAGCTCACCGAACTCCGTGCGGACCTCGACAAGCGTCTCACCACCGAGAACCCCGTCCAGTTGCACACCTGTCCCTGGTGCGGCACCCGCCTCGACGCCCGCGACTACGAGGTCGACCTGGACGCCGAGCGGATGTACGTCCGTTGCCCCGGCTCGGACTGCGACTTCGCCGACGGTCTCCCCGTCCATCTGATCGACGAGGCGGTGTACGCCGCCCGCCCGACCCTGGTGATCGCCACCGTCGACAAGTTCGCTTCGATGCCGTGGCGTCCGGCGACCGCCGCCCTCTTCAACCTCGACGACCCGTCCGACGGCACTCCGCCGCCGGAGCTGATCGTGCAGGACGAACTTCACCTGATCTCCGGTCCGCTGGGAACGCTCACCGGCCTTTACGAGACCGCGGTGGACGCACTCGCCGGCCGCCCCAAGGTGATCGCGTCGACCGCGACCATCCGGCGGGCCGCCGAACAGGGCAGCAGGCTCTTCGACCGCTCGGTGCGCCAGTTCCCGCCCGCCGCCCTGGACTCGCGCGACTCGTGGTTCGCCGTCGAGACCTCGCGTGAGGAGAAGGCGAGCCGCCGCTATGTCGGCCTGTTCGCCCCCGGGACCAGTCAGTCCACCCTGCTCATCCGCACGTACGCCACCCTGTTGCACCGGGCTCAGCAGGCGGGGACCGACGACGAGGTACGCGACGCGTACTGGAGTCTCGTCGGCTACTTCAACAGCCTTCGGCTCCTGTCGGCCGCCGAGCTGCAGGTCCACGACGACGTGGTGGCCTACCTGGAGCTGCTCGCCGAGCGCGAGGGCGTCGGCGTCCGCTCCGTCGCCAACTACTCGGAGTTGACCAGCCGGATCGACGCAAGCGAGATCCCGACCCGTCTGAAGGGCATCGAGCGGAAGCTGCCCCACGAGGACACCGTGGACGTGCTCCTCGCCACCAACATGATCGCGGTCGGTGTCGACGTGGACCGCCTCGGCCTGATGGCCGTGATGGGACAACCTCAGACCACCGCCGAGTACATCCAGGCCACCAGTCGTGTAGGCCGTGCCCATCCCGGTCTGGTGGCCGTGATGCTCAACGCGGCCCGCTCTCGCGACCGCTCGCACTACGAGAACTTCCTGCACTTCCACTCAGCCCTGTACCGCGAGGTGGAGTCCACCTCCGTCACCCCCTTCTCCGCCCGTGCCCGAGAGCGCGGCCTGCACGCGGTGATCGTCGCCCTGGTCCGCATCCTGATCCCGGACGCCCGCCCCAACGACGCCGCCGGCCGGGTCGAGTCCTACGAGCATCGACTCCGTCAGGAGATCAAGGAGCTCCTCCTCGATCGCGTCGCCCGCGTCGTCCCGGAGGAGACCGACGCCGTCGCACGCGCATTCGACGAGTTCGTCGACTGGTGGTGCGCCGAGGCCGACGTGCACGGCGGCCTGCTCTTCGAGCCGATGAGGGGCAACCGCACACCGTCGCTCCTGAAGTCGTACGACGACGAGTCGCAGGACGCCGAAGCATGGCGCACCCTGTGGAGCCTGCGCGACGTCGACGCCGAGTCCGCCCTGTTCATGGAGGCATCCCGATGA
- a CDS encoding UvrD-helicase domain-containing protein codes for MTDAYLDSPPLTDEQRAVVEQPWGARVLVTAGAGAGKTHTLVRRLDALCGHEDPEEALEAAEILVLTYSRAAARELRERIARHGERARRVRAQTFDAWAYGVLVQAYPDHDWATTGFDDRIRAAEDAVAKGALEAGDAVPPAHVVIDEVQDLVGDRRRLVETLLDRYQESCGFTVVGDAAQFVYGFQIDDPAERADETNQFFDWLRASFCEDLVELRLSENFRATTPEARVALLHGPRLQQVTDADDASSLYEELRDLLLEPVNGMGALTEPFVLDGLRASSDTCAILTRDNRQALAVSQLLHEHGIEHRLRRPLEERPVPYWVAELLRRTEAATLAEERFRSLLAAVPLPHEPEPGALWSVLRRAARGPGRGAVDLDRLRRLVADGRFPDELADPETARVVVSTVHRAKGLEFDRVIVLTPPTVGELRKQYKDDLDLPAEARALYVAMTRARQDLYHATCPDLPIIKRAGSRKNGRRYLTTLQRSYRRYGIVGEAGDVCSADPPGHDTDAMAVQAYLLDRVRPGDEVVLHKRHDLPLGEQQSPPYVLMHEGREIGEMSERFRTDLFQVQKVSRTWDPWWPDEIHGLRVDTLETVTGSIAAGANAGLGDRGVWIAPRITGIGRFRKADNDEEQRA; via the coding sequence GTGACCGATGCCTACCTGGACAGCCCTCCGCTCACCGACGAGCAGCGGGCCGTCGTGGAGCAGCCCTGGGGCGCCCGCGTCCTGGTCACCGCCGGGGCGGGAGCGGGCAAGACGCACACCCTGGTACGCCGGCTCGACGCGCTGTGCGGGCACGAGGATCCCGAGGAGGCACTCGAGGCCGCCGAGATCCTGGTGCTGACCTACTCGCGGGCCGCGGCCCGCGAGTTGCGCGAGCGGATCGCACGGCACGGGGAGCGAGCCCGCCGGGTCCGGGCACAGACCTTCGACGCGTGGGCCTACGGGGTGCTGGTCCAGGCGTACCCGGACCACGACTGGGCAACGACCGGCTTCGACGATCGCATCCGGGCCGCCGAGGACGCGGTCGCGAAGGGCGCCCTGGAGGCCGGCGACGCCGTCCCTCCCGCTCATGTGGTGATCGACGAGGTGCAGGACCTGGTGGGTGACCGGCGCCGCCTGGTGGAGACACTCCTCGACCGCTACCAGGAGAGCTGCGGTTTCACCGTGGTCGGCGATGCCGCCCAGTTCGTGTACGGCTTTCAGATCGATGATCCGGCCGAACGCGCCGACGAGACGAACCAGTTCTTCGACTGGCTCCGTGCCTCGTTCTGCGAGGACCTCGTGGAGCTGCGCCTCTCGGAGAACTTCCGTGCCACCACGCCGGAGGCCCGGGTCGCGCTCCTCCACGGCCCGCGTCTCCAACAGGTCACCGACGCCGACGATGCGTCGTCGCTCTACGAAGAGCTGCGTGACCTGCTCCTCGAACCGGTCAACGGCATGGGCGCCCTGACCGAGCCGTTCGTCCTGGACGGGCTGCGTGCTTCTTCCGACACATGCGCGATCCTCACCCGTGACAACCGTCAGGCCCTGGCCGTCTCCCAACTGCTGCACGAGCACGGCATCGAGCACCGCCTGCGTCGGCCGCTGGAGGAGCGCCCGGTCCCGTACTGGGTGGCCGAGCTGTTGCGCCGGACGGAGGCCGCCACTCTTGCCGAGGAACGATTCCGGTCGCTGCTCGCCGCCGTCCCACTGCCGCACGAGCCGGAGCCCGGCGCCCTGTGGTCCGTGCTCCGGCGGGCCGCGCGAGGACCCGGCCGTGGTGCCGTCGACCTGGATCGGCTCCGGCGGCTGGTCGCCGACGGCCGGTTCCCGGACGAGCTGGCCGATCCGGAGACGGCCCGCGTCGTGGTGTCCACCGTGCACAGGGCGAAGGGCCTGGAGTTCGACCGGGTGATCGTCCTGACACCGCCCACCGTGGGCGAACTGCGCAAGCAGTACAAGGACGATCTGGACCTGCCGGCCGAGGCCCGTGCCCTGTACGTGGCGATGACCCGAGCCCGGCAGGACCTGTACCACGCGACGTGCCCGGACCTGCCGATCATCAAGAGGGCGGGCAGCCGGAAGAACGGACGCCGCTATCTCACCACTCTGCAACGCTCGTACAGGCGTTACGGGATCGTCGGTGAAGCGGGCGACGTGTGCTCGGCCGATCCGCCCGGCCATGACACGGACGCCATGGCCGTCCAGGCCTATCTCCTCGACCGGGTCCGCCCCGGCGACGAGGTCGTCCTGCACAAGCGTCACGACCTGCCGCTCGGTGAACAACAGAGTCCGCCGTACGTGCTCATGCACGAAGGGCGGGAGATCGGCGAGATGTCGGAGCGGTTCCGTACGGACCTGTTCCAGGTACAGAAGGTGAGCCGGACCTGGGACCCCTGGTGGCCCGACGAGATCCACGGGCTGCGGGTGGACACCCTGGAGACGGTCACGGGCAGTATCGCCGCCGGTGCCAACGCCGGACTGGGTGATCGGGGCGTGTGGATCGCGCCCCGCATCACCGGTATAGGCAGATTCCGCAAGGCCGACAACGACGAGGAGCAGCGCGCATGA